In the genome of Parus major isolate Abel chromosome 2, Parus_major1.1, whole genome shotgun sequence, one region contains:
- the CDH17 gene encoding cadherin-17, protein MLKLCGLQFLLLLQSAMWLNLEGLSVSGPLKDMDFFVQEGGGSRILHQFTLEPPAVSFRISGEKAGIIGIEPRTGILYINGSLDWETKQVHKLQVESLDESGSKVKGPYSVTIYVEDINDNPPEFDQKRYFGIVRQNSRPGKPFMYVHATDRDDPTTPHAQLSYSILHHFPNPYKEMLFQIDNATGAISLSRTGSYYLDPQKQDFFTLVVSVKDMAGTTINAFTSTVDVIITVMESLWKAPPIIHIRENSTQVHPVNISKVWSNEPDVIYDIFEKEKLPRLPFSISMNGDIYVTEPLDREEKDTYTFFVVTKDNTGELVDKPLQIHVIVDDINDNPPVCQKTLTIIEVQENEMGGSNIGTVLAMDMDKEDTLNSRLRFQIQSQEPEFPEKNLFYIQKDTGVLQLTGRSLRKRESAKYSLKVLVTDLKYETICDVEVHVIDINDQIPIFEKSEYDSVTMAENMPIGIVVLEIQATDGDEPGTGSSLIIYQVKEGDPNNTFIIETDSQTNRGFVKINKALDFETMPVYNLVINATNPEPLVPHVQYNSSSTTKFKVFVKNVDEPPVFLNPVYKAEVSEDIPVNTLVMTVEAYDPEKDSIRFSLEGDVRKWLRIDPATGQVYTNSPLDREAEEIYSIEVVASEKNNAAQKSKAPLILRLLDVNDNPPEIATDYPTFFCYPVSGGERTLIKATDADKQYFYSKFTFSLADEMNTRNNWEISKFNATHAYLSLKHANFEEKVYDVPIVLNDNGNPALQNKVNLKVNICKCSSENSCFIEIDREHSWPTPGQAIGILLGVLLIIGAILAGAFYHMKRKEKNEKSHPKDAKDKAELSTLA, encoded by the exons ATGCTTAAGCTGTGTGGACTccaatttctgcttctccttcagtCG GCTATGTGGCTTAATCTGGAGGGCCTGAGTGTAAGTGGGCCTCTGAAGGACATGGACTTCTTTGTCCAAGAAGGAGGGGGTTCACGCATCCTTCACCAG TTCACACTTGAGCCACCTGCTGTGAGTTTCAGAATTTCTGGTGAAAAAGCTGGAATTATTGGCATTGAGCCAAGGACAGGCATCCTGTACATCAATGGGTCTCTGGACTGGGAGACCAAACAAGTGCACAAGCTGCag GTGGAAAGTCTGGATGAAAGTGGAAGCAAAGTTAAAGGTCCATATTCTGTTACAATATATGTGGAGGATATCAATGACAACCCACCAGAGTTTGACCAGAAAAGGTACTTTGGAATAGTGAGGCAGAACTCTCGTCCAG GCAAGCCCTTCATGTATGTCCATGCCACTGACCGTGATGATCCCACAACTCCCCATGCTCAGCTGTCATACAGCATTCTCCACCATTTTCCCAACCCatataaagaaatgcttttccagATTGATAATGCAACTGGAGCAATCTCACTAAGCAGGACAG GCTCTTATTACTTGGATCCTCAAAAGCAGGACTTCTTCACACTTGTTGTCTCAGTGAAGGACATGGCAGGGACAACAATAAATGCTTTCACCAGCACTGTTGATGTGATCATCACTGTGATGGAGAGCCTGTGGAAAGCTCCTCCCATCATCCACATCAGAGAAAACTCAACTCAGGTCCACCCTGTCAACATCAGCAAG gtgtgGTCAAATGAACCAGATGTAATTTAtgacatttttgaaaaagaaaagctcccAAGGCTCCCATTTTCCATCAGTATGAATGGGGATATTTATGTGACAGAACCATtggacagggaagaaaaggataCT TATACATTCTTTGTGGTGACAAAAGATAACACGGGAGAGCTGGTGGACAAGCCTTTGCAAATTCATGTTATTGTGGATGACATCAATGACAACCCCCCTGTGTGCCAGAAGACCCTCACCATAATTGAAgttcaagaaaatgaaatgggag GAAGTAATATTGGCACCGTGCTTGCTATGGACATGGATAAGGAGGACACCCTTAACTCTCGTCTGCGGTTCCAAATTCAAAGTCAGGAACCTGAATTTCCCGAAAAGAATCTCTTCTATATCCAGAAAGACACTGGGGTTTTGCAATTAACTGGCCGTTCCTTACGCAAGCGTGAATCAGCCAAGTATTCCTTGAAGGTCCTGGTGACAGATTTAA AATATGAAACAATCTGTGATGTGGAAGTACATGTCATCGACATCAACGATCAAATTCCCatctttgaaaaatcagaa TATGACAGCGTGACCATGGCAGAAAATATGCCAATAGGAATTGTGGTATTAGAAATTCAAGCTACTGATGGAGAtgagcctggcacagggagctctcTCATCATTTACCAAGTGAAGGAAGGTGATCCAAACAACACGTTCATCATAGAGACAGACTCTCAAACAAACCGAGGGTTTGTCAAGATTAACAAG GCTCTCGATTTTGAGACAATGCCTGTGTACAACCTGGTGATCAACGCCACAAACCCCGAACCGCTGGTGCCACACGTGCAGTACAACTCAAGCTCTACTACCAAGTTTAAAGTGTTTGTAAAAAATGTGGATGAGCCACCTGTTTTCCTGAATCCAGTTTACAAAGCAGAAGTGTCTGAAGACATTCCTGTCAATACCTTGGTCATGACGGTGGAGGCCTATGATCCTGAAAAGGATTCTATACG ATTCTCCTTGGAAGGTGATGTGAGAAAATGGCTGAGAATTGATCCAGCCACTGGGCAGGTATACACTAATTCCCCTCTGGATcgagaagcagaagaaatataCTCAATAGAGGTTGTTGCATCAGAAAAAA ATAACGCAGCTCAGAAATCCAAAGCACCCTTGATTCTACGCTTACTCGATGTGAATGACAACCCTCCAGAAATAGCTACGGATTATCCTACTTTCTTTTGCTACCCAGTCAGTGGAGGAGAGAGAACTCTTATTAAAGCTACTGATGCtgataaacagtatttttattcaaaatttactttttcccttGCGGATGAGATGAATACAAGAAATAACTGGGAAATCTCAAAATTCAATG CTACCCATGCTTACCTGTCCCTGAAACATGCTAACTTTGAAGAGAAGGTGTATGATGTTCCAATAGTACTTAATGACAATGGAAATCCGGCTTTGCAAAACAAAGTGAATCTTAAAG TAAACATCTGCAAGTGTTCCAGtgaaaattcatgttttattgAAATAGACCGTGAGCACTCCTGGCCAACTCCTGGGCAGGCAATTGGGATTCTCCTTGGGGTCCTGCTCATCATTG GTGCCATTTTAGCGGGTGCATTTTACCACATGAAAcgcaaagagaaaaatgaaaagagccATCCCAAAGATGCAAAAGATAAGGCTGAACTCAGCACACTGGCTTAA